In one Carettochelys insculpta isolate YL-2023 chromosome 6, ASM3395843v1, whole genome shotgun sequence genomic region, the following are encoded:
- the CLEC14A gene encoding C-type lectin domain family 14 member A — translation MRGAIPLCLLLLQALCGAEPRAGNHTWCGASGTCYSVHLAQVPFDRAQADCAARGGALTTAGAGAEVLTILELLSAVAAQPGSWLFWLGLVRRAQQCTQTDRPLRGFSWLLDSQQGEAEELDKWVKEPSRSCTRQRCAALQVTAGQPGLEPWGWQERPCRDPTGQGFVCKYHYNGTCPAPTPQGARSLLYALPYRLHSAALDSSPPGTELRVSCAGSAGGDARLVCELGPGGYGWTGAEEELCPCPSGYRSASTGACLEPGDCTSAQGAFLCLCARGFLLGPDKRSCAPPGHLGTSATAVHGPSRPAGGAVLLPGSSAAPSRPPPSHAGNGKFSSSSTYVFILVATAVVTVVVLVGAVLGVFRLCFTTSPSPAGKEPEPAPATAESDPEANSTESSSEHSLEARGDGAEGFQP, via the coding sequence ATGCGTGGAGCGATTCCCCtgtgcctcctcctcctgcaggcgCTGTGCGGTGCTGAGCCGCGCGCGGGGAACCACACCTGGTGCGGCGCCTCTGGGACCTGCTACAGTGTCCACCTGGCCCAAGTGCCCTTCGACAGAGCCCAGGCGGACTGCGCTGCGCGCGGCGGGGCGCTGACCacggctggggcgggggcggaggtgcTGACCATCTTGGAGCTGCTCAGCGCGGTGgcggcccagcctggctcctggctcttctggctggggctggtcaGGAGAGCGCAGCAATGCACCCAGACGGACCGGCCGCTGCGGGGCTTCTCCTGGCTGCTGGACTCGCAGCAGGGAGAGGCCGAGGAGCTGGACAAGTGGGTGAAAGAGCCCAGCAGGTCGTGCACCAGGCAGCGGTGCGCGGCGCTGCAGGTGACggcggggcagccggggctggagccgtggggctggcaggagcgcCCCTGCAGGGACCCCACCGGCCAGGGCTTCGTGTGTAAATACCACTACAACGGCACCTGCCCGGCCCCTACGCCCCAGGGCGCTCGCAGCCTACTCTACGCGCTCCCCTACCGGCTGCACAGCGCCGCGCTGGACTCCAGCCCCCCGGGCACGGAGCTGCGGGTGTCCTGCGCCGGCTCCGCGGGAGGGGACGCGCGGCTGGTTTGCGAGCTGGGGCCGGGCGGCTACGGCTGGACTGGCGCCGAGGAGGAGCTGTGCCCGTGCCCCTCCGGGTACAGGAGCGCCAGCACCGGAGCCTGCCTGGAGCCCGGAGACTGCACCAGCGCCCAGGGCGCGTTCCTCTGCCTGTGCGCCCGGGGCTTCCTCCTGGGGCCCGACAAGAGATCCTGCGCGCCGCCCGGGCACCTCGGGACATCGGCCACCGCGGTCCACGGCCCCTcccggccagcagggggcgctgtcctGCTCCCCGGCAGCTCGGCCgcgccctcccgccccccgccgaGCCACGCGGGGAACGGGaagttttcctcctcctccacctacGTCTTCATCCTGGTCGCCACGGCGGTGGTGACGGTGGTAGTCCTGGTCGGGGCGGTGCTGGGGGTCTTCCGGCTCTGCTTCACCACCAGCCCCTCTCCGGCCGGCAAGGAGccggagccagccccagccacagcggAGAGCGACCCAGAGGCCAACTCCACCGAGTCCAGCTCCGAGCACTCGCTGGAGGCCAGGGGAGACGGGGCGGAGggcttccagccctag